The DNA region GCTGTCATCAAGATCCACTTTATGTGCCGCATCTACCTCTTCCCATCAGGATAGTTGGCAGTATAGCATCAACGCGCTCCCCTGTCATGCAGGACGAGACGTAGACACCCTTGCTTTCGAGACCATATATCATCCCGAATGTGGTCTGCAGGAACTAGACCTGGTTCTTGCTATAGGCTAACCATGTGACCGTCAGCCTGGAGGTCACAGTGTGTATCTTCGGTGCCCAGGCAATAGGGGCAGGCAAGCTGGAGAGGCTGCGTGGGGTGCTGCGCAGCGGGGTGGGGCTCAACTACCTGGTGGGTGGGATGCTGGTGGTGGGAGTGTACCTGTTTGCCAGGGAGATCCTGGGGCTGTTTCTGACCGATGGGAGGACGCTGGAGATAGCCAGGGAGCTGCTGTACATCACTTTGTGGGGCTACCTGGTGTTCGGGCATGCCCAGGTGTTCGCGGCGCTGATGAGGGCAAGTGGGAAGGGCAGAGACCACATCCCGCATACCCCCTTGGACCCTCATCCTAGGGTATCAAGCTGGCAGCAATCCCCACCAGGAGACCCACACAGGACCGGCTTGAGAGTAGTCAGGTTCGGACGCTCACTGCCTTGCGAACGAGTTCGCGTATCCTCTCCTCTACTTCGGGAGTCAGCTCCTGTAGTGCGAAGGATGTGGGCCACATATCCCCCTCATCGAGGTTGGCTACATCGCTGAAGCCCAGTGTTGAGTAACGCGACTTGAACTTCTGGGAGTTCTGGAAGAAGCAAACCACCTTGCCGTCCTTGGCGTAGGCAGGCATCCCATACCAGGTGCGCGGAGAAAGCTCGGGAGCAGCCTCCTTGATAAGGGTGTGCAGCCTCTCGGCCATGCTGCGATCGGGCTCCGGCATCTCGGCGATCTTCTCCAGCACGGCCGCCTCGCCATCGGTCTTGTTCGAGGAGCTTACTTCCCGGGCGCGCTCCCTCATGGCCGCACGCTCCTCTGCGGAGAAACCCTTAGAAGAAGCAGACCTTGCTCGCCCGCTGCGGGCGGATTCCTGGGGATTATCTTGCTCTGGCATCATGCCTCCTTACAATACAATACGATATGATATATTTGTCCCAGCGCTGTGTGTGGGTGGGTCCAGTATAAACGTCCATCGGACCGGCGTCAACCATCCAATACGGTCGTACATACTTTACATAAAATGGCCGACTGGCATGCTGCCCGACGACACCTGCTATTGCCCCCCTGGTATCATAGAGAGACGTGTTTCCAGGAGAATATGTATTATGAAGATAAGAGGCAGGCAACTAGCGTACTTGGCAGCCCTCATGGGAGGAGCTGTGGCCTTGGTGGGCGTCATCCGCGCCCGCTGTGCTCCGTCGGCTTGCCCCTACAGCCAACGCGTCGTCCTAGAACTGCCGCGCCCGTTCTTGGGGCGTGAGCGGTTGAGGCGCATGCTCGAGCCCCTGCCGGGAGAGAGGGTGCTTGAGGTGGGGCCCGGATCAGGATACTATGCCCTCCACGCTGCCCAGTGGGTAGCTCCTGGTGAGCTGCACGCCCTCGACCTACAGCAGGAGATGCTCGATCTGATGATGCGGCGCGCCAGGGAGCGGGATATAACCAACATCTATCCTCAGCGTGGAGACGCTAGGGAGCTGCCGTACGCGGATGCCAGCTTTGATGCCGCCTACCTGGTCGCGACCCTGGGTGAGGTGGAGGGTCAGGACGCAGCTCTGCGTGAGCTCCGTCGCGTGCTGAAGGCGGGAGGACGCCTCGTCGTCGGTGAGTCGCTGCCAGACCCGCATATGGTACCTTTCGGGTTGCTGCGCTCACGGGCTGAAGCTGCTGGCTTCCGCTTCCAGCGCAGGGAAGGGAGCAGCCTGGGGTACCTAGCGCTGTTCCGAGCCGGGTGACCGCCTCTGCGAGGCCCTTGGAGTGGATACCTAGCTCCGACGCAGCGGGATCCGGAAGATAGAGCCCGCCGTGCCATCGGTCACGTAGAGGGCATCCCTCCAGAATGCGAGGTTGGTGGGTGTGGGTCCTCCCGATGGGATGCTGCAGACGATTTCTCCCTCCAGGGTCAGGACTTGCACCACTCCCGCCCCGAAATGGGCCACGTACAGGCGACCATCTGGACCGAAGCGGATGCCGTCTGGGCCGCACTCCCGCCCTGAGCTGTTGTCGGATGCAGGCGACAGCTTGGCCAGTGGCGCGACCTCCAGCACGGTCCCGTCCTGCTGCAGGGCGTAGCGATGGAGGATGCCTGTGTGGGTCTCCGCCACCAGGAGCTCCCCTCCGTCCGGCGTGATGGCTATCCCGTTGGGGAACGCCAGTCCAGCGATCACACGCCTAAGCTCTCCTTGTGGGGAGAGCGAGTAGACGCAGCCTATGGGGTTGGAGGGGTTTGATCCCATGGGGTCGGTGAAGTAGAGGGTGCCGTCGGCGGCAAAACACAGGTCGTTGGGGCCTAGGAAGCGCCTGCCCTCGTACTCGTCCACTACGACCTCCCAGGAGCGCGTCTGCGGATCGACGCACAGGATAGCCCGGAGGCCGTTGTCCGCCACGTAGAGCTTGCCATCGGGGCCAAGGCGCGAGCCGTTGGGACCTCCACCAGTGTGCACCAGCACCTCGAGTTCGCCTCTCGGGGGCATGATGCAGACGTTGCCTCGGTAGATATCGACGCAGTAGAGGGTGCCGTCGGGGCCAAAGTTGATACCCTCGGGGAACCCCAATCCGTCCAGGATCCTCACGGGTGGAGAGAAAGCCAGCATGCTACCTCCTTCGATGGATATACAACCAGTATCCCACAAGGGCCCCGGCGATGCGCAAGGATATATACTAGCTATGGAAGGAGGTATCCTTATGGTGCTGGTACGTAGGGTGTACGACGAGCCCGAGGAGGGCTACAGGGTTCTCGTGGACCGGCTGTGGCCCCGGGGAGTGAAGAGGGACTCCCTGCCTTTGGACGAGTGGCTCAAGGATCTGGCGCCGAGCGACGAGCTGCGCCGGTGGTACGGACATGACGTCGGGAAGTGGACGGAGTTCAGGCACAGGTACCGCCAGGAGCTGCTGTCGGAGGATCGTCAGCAGCTCCTCGATCATCTTAGGCGTAAGGCGAGGGAGGGCCGCCTGGTGCTGCTGACCGCCACCAGGGACGTCGAGCACAGCAACGCCGAGGTCCTGCGCGAGCTACTGGAGGAGGAATAAGGGCTATGAGCTACGCTATCGAGGTGACGCACTTCTCCAAGCGCTACGGCTCCCGACTGGTGGTGGACGACCTCTCCTTCCAGGTAAGGGAGGGAGAGTTCTTCGCGTTGCTTGGTCCCAACGGCGCGGGCAAGACCACGACGATCGAGACGCTGGAGGGCTTCAGGCGTCCGGACAGTGGGGAGGTTCGCGTGCTGGGGCTTGACCCCGTCCGTGACAAGCGGCAGCTGTACCGGCGGGTGGGGGTGATGCTGCAGGAGGGGGGACTCTACCCAACTGCTAAGCCCCTGGACCTGCTGCAGCTGTTCTACGAGTTCTACCCGAATGCCGAGAGCCCCGAAGAGGTGGCCGAGCGCCTGGACCTTGGAGGATTTCTCCACACCCCAATTCGACGCCTGAGCGGCGGGCAGCGCCAGCGTCTATCGCTAGCGCTCGCCCTGATGGGTAGGCCGTCGGTGCTGTTCCTGGATGAGCCCACCGCGGGACTCGACCCACACACCAGGCGCTCCACCTGGGATATGCTCAGGGGGCTGAGGTCTGAGGGCACGACGATCATGCTCACCACTCACTACATAGAGGAGGCCGAGCAGCTGGCTGACAGGGTGGCTATCATAGATCGAGGGAGGCTAGTGGCGGTGGATACTCCGGGCGCGCTGATGGCGGGCGCCAAGAGCCGGATAGCCTGCCGCACCGATCGGCCAGTGGATCTATCCCGTGTACGGTTGCCCTTGGAAGCGGGCGCAGATGGATGGTATACCGCGCAAGTGGAGGCGACGCCCGAGGCGGTTAGGGTGCTGGCGGAAGATCTGGCGCTGCAGGGAGTGCTCCTGCTGGAGATGCGCGCTGGTAGCGCATCCCTCGAGGAGGCTTTCCTGGAGCTCACGGGTGAGGAGGAGGCTGAGCTATGAGGGCCACCTGGGCGCAGTTCAAGTTCGAGCTCAAGCTAGCCCTCCGTAGGGGGGAGGGCCTGTTGGTGACGATCTTCATTCCCCTGCTCCTATTGGTGTTCCTGGGGAGCGTCCCGTTCTTCTCACCCGACCGCAGCCGGCGCGTCGCGGAGGTCATGCCAGGGCTGCTGGCGCTGGCGGTGATGTCCACCGGCATGGTGAGCCTGGGGATAGCGACGGCCTTCGAGCGGCAGTACGGCTTCCTCAAGCGGCTAGGGGCAACCCCACTGACACGTCCACAGCTACTGCTGGCCAAGGGATTGACCACCCTGCTGACGGTATGCTGCCAGGTGCTGCTGCTGTGGCTGGTGGGCTGGTGGGCCTTTGGCTGGCGCCCGCAAGGTGAGGTGTGGCTGGTCGCGATCTGGCTGTTGTTGGGGCTTGCGGTGTTCGTGGGCGTGGGCTTGTGGATGGCTGGGACGCTGCGGGCGGAGGCGACCTTGGCGATAGCCAACGCGCTGTACCTGGTGCTCATGCTGCTTGGGGGAGTGGTCGTGCCGCTGAGCAGGCTGCCAGATGCCATCGGCTCGGTCGTCAGGTTCCTGCCCACGGCGGCGCTGGCGGAGCTGTTGCGGCAATCCCTCATCACCGGTGGCAGACCAAGCACGCTCAACGTGGTGGTTCTCCTCTTCTGGACGATCCTTGCCCCTGGGGCAGCTGTGACCACCTTCAAGTGGGAGTAGCCCTTGGCGTGATCCTTGCGCAGTCATCTCCTGGAGGTGATATGACATGTCGCGCAAGGATAAGAGGCCAGAAAGCCAACCTGAAAGGAACACCGCTGAGGAGAAGAGTCGTAAGGCAACTGAGAAGGGCATCTTCGATGAAGAGCCAGGAGGGAGCCAAACAGAGGGTTCGGAGGAGAGAGGCCCCGATCCCGGGCAGTACACCGATAAGGGCTCTCCCGGCTACCTAGGGCGGTAGGGCGCTCACTGCCCAGCCATAGGGATCTTGCGGGCGACGGGTATCCGTCCGGAGCTGTCGCCCCTTCACCTCGTCCTCTAGGCGGAGCATGAGCTTGCAGCCGTTCCGGATCGGGCCCTCACGGCAGGTGCCATACGGGCATTGGGTGTGGATCCGATTATCCTAGATCATCTATGGTGGATCTGAGGATGTGGTTGCCGGTGTCGACCTGACACGCTTGGGGTGCTCCTCATATGGCGTTGAAGAGCACGTAGGTACGGATAATCTCACGGAGCCTAGGGGTCTCTCGCTCTATGTTGGGGCTGACACATGCCGGACACACGGCGTCCCCCCACCTATTCCGCTTGGCGGCTCCCGCTGAGAACACATAACCGCAGCTCCGGCACCTGTATCGCATTGCCTCACCTCTCGAGGATTGTACCGCCCCTGAGAGGTCGCGACAAGTTCTCCCAGGGGCGGCTGAGCGCTCTAAGCCATCAGGTCGTAGTCCTGGGGCGACCACGCCAATGTGGCGTAGATCTGTACCATCGCCGCGTGATACAGGAGGGAGGTGGGCTTGGTAGCCTCGAACACGAACAGCCCGGTCTCCGGGTCACGCGCGGACCGCCACATCTCATCAGCGTAGTCCTGCATCATCTTGCGATAGCGCTTGTCGTGGTTGATCGACTCCAGCAGCAGCAGGTTCTTGAAGAAGATAGCGTTGAAGGGTGGGTCCTGCCTGTACAGCCTACCAGCGCCTCCGTAGTACTCTAGAGCAGCATCAGCTATGGCCTCGGCCCTTCGGAGATACTGGCTATCACCGGTGATCCTGTAGAGCAGGACGCTGGCACCGATCATGGTACCCTGATTGTAGGACCACTGGGTCTTCTCGATGTTGCCGGCCAGGTCTATATGATCCCAGTACAGACCGTTGGGAGCCAGCAGGCAGGTATTTACCCAGTCATACATGCGCTTGGCCCAATCGAAGTAGTAGCGGTCGCCGGTGATCTCGTAGAGGTGCAGCCCAAGCTCAGCCCCAGGGGCGTTGCTCACGGTGTTGCGGTCTCGACTCCAGGAAGCCTGCGTCCAGAAGACCCCTCCGGGGCAGGGGTGCGTGGGATCGTTATCCCAACCGTACACCACCAGGTCGAAGACCTGCTTGGCGCGTGCTAGTGCCTGCTGGTCGCCGGTCATCCTGTACCACTGCACCTGCTCGAGCGCTATCCACTCGTTATCGTCGTAGAACTTATCACCGCCCCAACCCAGTGGCGGGCGCACATAGGAGTCGTACCCAGGTGGGGTAGTGGTGTTGTTCCAGTAGAGCTCTACCCCCTCCAGCCTGTCGCCTACGTCGTCCTTGTACTGGGCGCCTATCTTACGGATACCGGCCAGGTCGATCGTTGCAGCCATCGCCTGGGAGAACGGCCACACGTAAGAATAGGGATTCTGTCCAGGCTGCTCTGGGTACTGCTCCTTGTAGAGCTTGACATCGGGCAAGTATAAGTAGCGCTGCATAGCATCATAGGAAGCTATAGCCCTGCGCAGGTTCTTCTCCTGCCCTGAGCGCGCGTCTGTGTCTGATGAGCTGTAGGCTACAGATACCACAGCCACGACGAGCGCCAAGCCTAGATACCACAACCTCCTGCCTACCATTCGCTTAACCTCCTGCAGAACTTGTTGGATCACGTCCATGGCGTGCAGGATAACAGAGTTATACGATTAAGTGCAAGATATATAGGGCCCAAAAGGGTTATTATTTCAGGTGTTATAGATATAATTTTCGGGCGCTGGCCAGCGCCACATGGACTAGCGGTTCGATGGCAAGAGGCACACTCGGCGACGACTTTAGGCGCTGAAGAATCTTGTTCTAGGAGGTCTTCGCAGGCCGTACCGACGAACGCTCTGCACGCGCAGCATTCGACTTGGCTGGCGATCATCCCGTTAAAAGGGCGAGCGCTTTCGAGGGTGGCAAACTGCTTGGCAGCATCCGGTGCTTCCTCCATGCTGCGCCAACGGACTCCCAGCCCATCATCACATCATACATTCGGTCCCCGTACAAATAGGTCCCGACGGACCGCAGGAGGTCATTGACAAAAGTGTGCGCCTCCTCGCTGGGCACAGCCCAATCGAAGTTCCCGTGCTCGTCCGCCACGTAGCCGTCGAGTGATGTGATCGCCGAATAGATTAGCACTCCTACAGGGTATTGCTGCTGTTGTACAGCTTGCGACCCTTCGAGTGGCGGCGGGATATCCAGACCTGAGGAGCGCGCCTGCAGCCAGGCTCTCGGCACATCAGCATCTTTGCCGTAAGCTCGTGCTATCTGTGAGCTGCACAGCTCACAGATAGCACTTTGGTCGCGTCAGCTGGTCGGTGCTCCTAAGATTGGCGGCTTTGAGGACTTGGGACAACGGCAGGTAGGGCCTTCGGAGTAGGAGTACCTCAGGCCCTTGCCCGGATAGGTGTGCGAGCTTAATCTATGTCTTGATCCTGGGACTCACCTTACCCTGTAAAGCGCACTTGCGCCGCCGACCGTCTGACCCGCCTCGTTGCGCTGCGCGACGCTCACGAGATACTCCTCGCCACCTTGTGCTTCGCGTGGCACCTCTAGCCGCAGCGCCATTGGGTGAAGCTGGTTGGGCTGCTTCTCCACGCGGATAACCGCCTGTTCTTCCCGTACCTCCACCAACCGCTTGCCGCCGCGGATGATCACCTCTCCTCCCTTCACGCTTACCTCCCCGATACCCGTCGCCGACGGGCAGTCGAACCTCGATCCCTTCTCCAGGGTGAGGATACCCCGACAGCAGCCGAGCATGGCTTCCACGCGTGTGCGCTCAATGAACACCAAGCCCCCCTCCATCTGTTCATCACCTGGGGTTTTGGCAGTCAGGTCCACCTGCGGGAAAGCCTTGCCGTCCTCGTCAAGGCCGAGGTAGAGGGGGATAGCCATCGGTAGCCGGCTCCGATCCACCAGGATCTCCATCGTGTGTTCGGAGTTGAACAGGTTGCCTGCGAGGAACGGGAAGGCGAGCGTAGTCGCCGAGAGCACGTCGATTACCGATAGATTGCGTTGTGCCAGGTTGTTGCGCCTGACAACAAGCCCTCCTCCCGCGGTGCTCACCGTTGTGAAGGCATAGTCGTTATCGGCGTTCACCATCGCCAGCAAGCAGGGATGCCAGCTCATGCCGCTGATCCACCCCCACAAAGTATCCACCTGGGAGGAGGATATCGTGAACTTAGCGATCGCGCTACCCCCTGCGGGGATAGAGGGGAAGGTGGCAGTGACTGGCGTGGGCGCCACGTGCGTAGCATCTACCGATGTCCAATCGGCAGGGTAGACGAACTCCAGCCCAACATAAGGGGTGATGCGCGCGCTCACCGTCACGTTGCGCGCTTCCCTCGGGCCATTGTTGGTCACCCTTATGTACAGGTAGTTGGTCTGCCCACGCTCCACATTGCTGGACTTGCTGGGATCACCTGGGTCGAACACATTGTCGTCCGTGATGCGCACGACGATGTCGGAGAAAGTCCAGAAGTTACTGCCAGGAGGGGTAGAGGGTTCAACTCCCGTATCTCCCGTCCAATCTTTGATAAACACGTCGGAGAAGTCCAGTGCGCGTAGCATGTTGATGCGCCCGTACCCCATCTGGTTGTTGCGCGTGCCGTTTGGAAAGCCGGGTGCATCGGCATAAGCTCCCCCAACCTTGTCCGCCGTGCGCTCTATAATGTCTCGCACTTGCCCGGGTGTCAGCGCAGCATACTGGCTGCGGATAGCGCCGGCCAGTCCCGCCACGTGTGGGGTTGCCGATGAGGTGCCGTTGAACTGGAAGAAGTAGTCGCCGGCAGCATCTCCACAGCTAGGGTAGTTCACGCATGCTACCAGCCGAGGACCACCATTGTTGGTGTTGTATCCACCTGCTCCCTGGATATCCGTCGTGGGGATCTGCACGCAGGGGGCAACCACAGATATGCCAGGACCGAAGTTTGCGCCCCAGCACTCGCCGTCAGCGCTCATTGGGTTCTTGCGGTTATCTGCCTGGTCGGATCCCCCTACAGCTATCACCAGGGGGTTGCGGGCTGGATAGCGGTTGATGACGCCGGTGTTCTCGTTGCCGGTGGCAGCCACCAGCACGCACCCTCTGGTGTTGACAGCGTTGTTGATCGCTGGATCGATTATGGCGAAATTCCACCCAGTGGGGCCGAAGCCATCGCCTGGGGCGTAGACACCGAAGCTCATACTGATGACGCGCGCGCCGTTGTTGGCCGCCCAGTTGATACCCGCAGCGCACTCCGCATCCGTCCAGTTCTGGAACGCCACCGGCATCAGGCTGCAGTTTCCCGCGACCCCCGCCACACCCGCCGAGTTGTTGAAGCGCCCTAGCACTATGCCAGCGCAGGCTGTGCCGTGCGGGCCTGTGGGTGATCCCGGCGGAGCCATAGTGCCTAAGTTGATGCCCTGGCCTGCTGCACCCGGAGCAAACTGGAGATCTGGGTGGGTCAGGTCACAGCCCTGGTCGAGCACGCAGACGATCGTCCCCGCTGCCCCCGTCGATATATCCCAGCCTGTGTTGCCGGGCCCCCCAGCCTGGATGCGCGTCATGTCCCATTGACGCGGGAAGAGTGGATCGTTGGGCACAGCCGTGATGGGTACGACCATGGGCATGGTCTCGAACTGCACATCGCTGACCAACTCGCGTTCGCTCTCCAGCAGCATGCTCTGCAGCTCATACGCATTGCGGTCCTCGGGGTGATCGAGCACGTAGTAGCGGTACTCGCCAAGGTACTGTGACTTCTCCCGTACTTCTGACAGGCCATAGCGCTTCAGCCTGCGATCGAGGTTGCGCTGAACCTCCTCCCCGGGCTGCGTCGTACGCAGCAGCAGGACGTTGGGCAGGGGACAGACCAGCCCCCCAAGCCCTGGCACATTGCCGAGCCGGTACACAGGGCCTATCCATTCCAGCGCATCACCCATGGCGTTCTGTAGAGCGTTGAACCTCTCCTGGTCGATGCTCCCGGCTTGTGAACGCACCCAGAAGCGACGATCGGTGTGGTTGATGACCTCAAAAGGATTGGCCGGGCGCGGCACCCGCTCGAGACCGCGCTCAATCCCTGGTGTCGGTCCTCCTGGCGCTGCCAGCGCCATCCCATACTCCCTCACCCGTTCCTCCACGTCTTGAGGGGATTGCGGCTCCCTGAACGAGAGCAACAGATGTGTGGGATCGAGCACCATGATCGCGCCCGACCCATGCCTGAGTTCCTTGGGAAACCTTTCCATTTGGCATCCTCCTCCTGCCGGTCTTAGCCAGCAGCTGTAATGCGTCAAGTGTAACCTTGAGTGATCTGCTCCACAACCCTCCAAAGTATAGTTTTCGTGACCCTATTACCTGCACGGAAGTGTAGTTTTGGCATGTGCTGGATATCGATGGCCCACCATGAGCATCTGCAGCAGCTTTGCAACCCAAAGCGCCTTGGTGGAAAGACACCCACCAAGGCGCGATACCTTCAAGGGCAACTAACGCTGAATGCGCAGCACCTCGCCCTTTCCTGGGAGTATGGCCCAGTTAGTCACGTAGATGGTGCCATCCTCGGCGACAGCTACTCCTCCTGGTGCATACAGACCCTCAGACATTACCGTTGTCCTGCTGCCGTCCGGCCTGATGCGCACAAGGCGACCCTGCAAGCTGGACGGATCCTGGGGATTGGCGTTGGCTAGGCTGTTCTTGAACATCTCGAGCACGTACAAGCTATTGTCTGGCCCCCAAGCGACGTCGATGATGTTGGTGAAGCGACGAGCGTACACCTCTCGCTCATGGCCGTACATCACGCGGTACACTCTCGCACCGAACTTCGGGAAAGGAAATCCTGTAAGCTCACCCACGTAGTAGGCCCTATCTGGGCCTTGATCCACGGAAGTTGGTACTGGATCCATTCTCACAAGTTGACCGTCCGGGCCGGGCACCATCCTCTTGGGGAAGGTCGCCAGAGTGGATATGCGTCCATCGGATCGACGGACTTTCAGAAGAGAATTGCCACCTGCGTCCGCGATTATGTGCCGGCCGCGCAGCGTGAGCAGGGAGTACGGATTACTATCTGCGCCATCTCCTGCTGGATCATGCTGCTTCTCATAGGTCCACAGGTCGGCTTTGCTGCGCCTGACACCATCTGGTCGTATCTTGATCAATCTACCGAAGTTCACCCCTGACTTGCCCAAGGCAGGCCGTAGAAAGCCCCCGCCTATGAGCACGAAGTAGTCCAATGCCCGATGATCTTGCACCTGGATGCTTGACCAGATAGCGGATACATCGTGTGGGCCGATCGCGAAGGATCCATCGGGACTGGCCGCAGAGGGTAGACCCCTGACTACTCTGGCTTGCCCACCATGCCAGATCTTGGTGATAGAGCCTGTGTTGCCGAAGCAAGTCCTGCCCTCGGGACCGTTGACACATGGCCCTGACCCACCCTTGCCGGCCTCGGCTATGTATATGGCTCCATCTGGACCGAACGCCAGGTGGCGAGGATTGTTTAACCCGGTGGCTACTATCGTCACGGTTGCCGCTTGGGCGCTACTTGCTGGTGAGACCACACCGATCATCAATATCATGCATGCGAGGCCCCAAGTGGCGATATATCTAAGGTAAGACATGATTGGCTCCTTCTATTTGTGCAACAGCTCACTAATAAGCGGCAAAGGTCTACGTGGTCATGAGTCGCCCCCTCCTTCCTCGGGGTACCGAGGGAAAGTCATCTGGCCGCCCACTTGCGGTGGGAGCTTGCACACCTCATGAGGTGTGCAGATGACCGACAACTGACGTTAACTGTCACACCTGTAGGCAGCGTGTAGCAGTGGTGGATTAAAGGTGGTAATGAGGCTCTGATGTTGAGAATATAGCTGCTACTAAGGTCTGAAAAGGTTCATGAATGGCCATAGTGCTTCTCCGGGTACGTAGCCTCTGACCCCTTTGAACTCAGCGTACGCCCACGAGCCCTCTTCCAGGAGATCCCATATACTCCGCTTGTCCACCCCTACTATGGACCCATTCGGGATCCTTGCTACTACTCGGTAATGTTTGCCCGGCCCAGCGTACATATCGACTGGCTGGCCGGAGAAGGATGGATCCTTCACCTTGTAGTACTCATCCCCCCAGAGCGGGGGCGCCGGAGTGCTGGGCTTATTTCCCAGCTATATCCAAAGCCTCCTTCTATGCTGCGGTTGTCCCTTGAGGTTGAGCGTGATGAGGTACCAGGTCTGGTTGGGTGCCACTTCAAACTGAAAGCTCCAGTGCCCAGTGCTGTCCACGGGTGCGTAGATATGTCTGTCCAACAGGAATGAGTTTGCGCAGAAGCAGTGTACTATGGAGTCGGGAGGTGCGGTGCCCTCTATGGTCAAGCTGCTGCCCGTGGCCGCGGTGCCGCTTGCCGGTGAGGTGATCTCAAACGGCACACTCTTGTCTATCTGGGGTGTATAGCGCACCTCGTAGACCAACTTCGGAGCACAATCGGGCTCATCACATCCCAAGCTCACCACTATGCGATTGTCGCCGGGCACTAGGGGTACCGTTGCTGTCCAGTGCCCTTTACTATCTGATTTAGCGGACTCTGCCCATGGGTTGTCCAAGTCCAGGTAGTTGTAATAGTCTGCGCGCTGACCGAAGGTGTTCAGCACTTGGACTTCTAAGCCTGCAGGGCTGATAGTGCCAGCTAACCTCAAAGGAGAGCTCGTGACCTGCAGGTGCGACTTTGCTGGCGAGGTGATATGTAGCCTATATGCAGGTGGTGATGTCGGCCATACCAGACTTAGCAAAATTACCAGCAGCACGAAACCTATGCTCAGCGGCGACCACAAGCAGCAACCACCGCCGCTAGCGGCGCTACCGTCCTCTCGGCTCGTACTGTTTCCCATAT from Thermobaculum terrenum ATCC BAA-798 includes:
- a CDS encoding iron chaperone; translated protein: MPEQDNPQESARSGRARSASSKGFSAEERAAMRERAREVSSSNKTDGEAAVLEKIAEMPEPDRSMAERLHTLIKEAAPELSPRTWYGMPAYAKDGKVVCFFQNSQKFKSRYSTLGFSDVANLDEGDMWPTSFALQELTPEVEERIRELVRKAVSVRT
- a CDS encoding class I SAM-dependent methyltransferase, which gives rise to MKIRGRQLAYLAALMGGAVALVGVIRARCAPSACPYSQRVVLELPRPFLGRERLRRMLEPLPGERVLEVGPGSGYYALHAAQWVAPGELHALDLQQEMLDLMMRRARERDITNIYPQRGDARELPYADASFDAAYLVATLGEVEGQDAALRELRRVLKAGGRLVVGESLPDPHMVPFGLLRSRAEAAGFRFQRREGSSLGYLALFRAG
- a CDS encoding SMP-30/gluconolactonase/LRE family protein — protein: MLAFSPPVRILDGLGFPEGINFGPDGTLYCVDIYRGNVCIMPPRGELEVLVHTGGGPNGSRLGPDGKLYVADNGLRAILCVDPQTRSWEVVVDEYEGRRFLGPNDLCFAADGTLYFTDPMGSNPSNPIGCVYSLSPQGELRRVIAGLAFPNGIAITPDGGELLVAETHTGILHRYALQQDGTVLEVAPLAKLSPASDNSSGRECGPDGIRFGPDGRLYVAHFGAGVVQVLTLEGEIVCSIPSGGPTPTNLAFWRDALYVTDGTAGSIFRIPLRRS
- a CDS encoding DUF488 domain-containing protein: MLPPSMDIQPVSHKGPGDAQGYILAMEGGILMVLVRRVYDEPEEGYRVLVDRLWPRGVKRDSLPLDEWLKDLAPSDELRRWYGHDVGKWTEFRHRYRQELLSEDRQQLLDHLRRKAREGRLVLLTATRDVEHSNAEVLRELLEEE
- a CDS encoding ABC transporter ATP-binding protein, with product MSYAIEVTHFSKRYGSRLVVDDLSFQVREGEFFALLGPNGAGKTTTIETLEGFRRPDSGEVRVLGLDPVRDKRQLYRRVGVMLQEGGLYPTAKPLDLLQLFYEFYPNAESPEEVAERLDLGGFLHTPIRRLSGGQRQRLSLALALMGRPSVLFLDEPTAGLDPHTRRSTWDMLRGLRSEGTTIMLTTHYIEEAEQLADRVAIIDRGRLVAVDTPGALMAGAKSRIACRTDRPVDLSRVRLPLEAGADGWYTAQVEATPEAVRVLAEDLALQGVLLLEMRAGSASLEEAFLELTGEEEAEL
- a CDS encoding ABC transporter permease, whose protein sequence is MRATWAQFKFELKLALRRGEGLLVTIFIPLLLLVFLGSVPFFSPDRSRRVAEVMPGLLALAVMSTGMVSLGIATAFERQYGFLKRLGATPLTRPQLLLAKGLTTLLTVCCQVLLLWLVGWWAFGWRPQGEVWLVAIWLLLGLAVFVGVGLWMAGTLRAEATLAIANALYLVLMLLGGVVVPLSRLPDAIGSVVRFLPTAALAELLRQSLITGGRPSTLNVVVLLFWTILAPGAAVTTFKWE
- a CDS encoding glycoside hydrolase family 76 protein; this encodes MVGRRLWYLGLALVVAVVSVAYSSSDTDARSGQEKNLRRAIASYDAMQRYLYLPDVKLYKEQYPEQPGQNPYSYVWPFSQAMAATIDLAGIRKIGAQYKDDVGDRLEGVELYWNNTTTPPGYDSYVRPPLGWGGDKFYDDNEWIALEQVQWYRMTGDQQALARAKQVFDLVVYGWDNDPTHPCPGGVFWTQASWSRDRNTVSNAPGAELGLHLYEITGDRYYFDWAKRMYDWVNTCLLAPNGLYWDHIDLAGNIEKTQWSYNQGTMIGASVLLYRITGDSQYLRRAEAIADAALEYYGGAGRLYRQDPPFNAIFFKNLLLLESINHDKRYRKMMQDYADEMWRSARDPETGLFVFEATKPTSLLYHAAMVQIYATLAWSPQDYDLMA
- a CDS encoding S8 family serine peptidase, which codes for MERFPKELRHGSGAIMVLDPTHLLLSFREPQSPQDVEERVREYGMALAAPGGPTPGIERGLERVPRPANPFEVINHTDRRFWVRSQAGSIDQERFNALQNAMGDALEWIGPVYRLGNVPGLGGLVCPLPNVLLLRTTQPGEEVQRNLDRRLKRYGLSEVREKSQYLGEYRYYVLDHPEDRNAYELQSMLLESERELVSDVQFETMPMVVPITAVPNDPLFPRQWDMTRIQAGGPGNTGWDISTGAAGTIVCVLDQGCDLTHPDLQFAPGAAGQGINLGTMAPPGSPTGPHGTACAGIVLGRFNNSAGVAGVAGNCSLMPVAFQNWTDAECAAGINWAANNGARVISMSFGVYAPGDGFGPTGWNFAIIDPAINNAVNTRGCVLVAATGNENTGVINRYPARNPLVIAVGGSDQADNRKNPMSADGECWGANFGPGISVVAPCVQIPTTDIQGAGGYNTNNGGPRLVACVNYPSCGDAAGDYFFQFNGTSSATPHVAGLAGAIRSQYAALTPGQVRDIIERTADKVGGAYADAPGFPNGTRNNQMGYGRINMLRALDFSDVFIKDWTGDTGVEPSTPPGSNFWTFSDIVVRITDDNVFDPGDPSKSSNVERGQTNYLYIRVTNNGPREARNVTVSARITPYVGLEFVYPADWTSVDATHVAPTPVTATFPSIPAGGSAIAKFTISSSQVDTLWGWISGMSWHPCLLAMVNADNDYAFTTVSTAGGGLVVRRNNLAQRNLSVIDVLSATTLAFPFLAGNLFNSEHTMEILVDRSRLPMAIPLYLGLDEDGKAFPQVDLTAKTPGDEQMEGGLVFIERTRVEAMLGCCRGILTLEKGSRFDCPSATGIGEVSVKGGEVIIRGGKRLVEVREEQAVIRVEKQPNQLHPMALRLEVPREAQGGEEYLVSVAQRNEAGQTVGGASALYRVR